One Mycolicibacterium doricum genomic window, GGGTGACGCAGTGGCTGGATGATGCGCCGTATCCACGGGCGGATATCGAGGTGTGGGAAGACGAACCGGGATCGATCGACTCGGCGGCGGTGCTCGACGTAGAAGACCGCATCGTCGCGTTGTACGAAAGGATCGCCGCCGCACGGGGTTCTCGGTTCGGCGGCCGCTCGGCGGTGCTGGGGCCCGAGGAGTCCGACGTCGTGAAGCGCTTGTACGGTTTGGCGGCCCGCGTGCCGATGGGGCAGGCCGACAAGTATGCCGTGCTGTCGGCGCCCTCGGTGTCGGCGCGGTTGGCCGCGTTGAGTGATGCCGTCGATACTGTCACGGCGATGGTGGAGTTCCAACTCTCCGAGTGACCCCCCGCGTCAGAACGGGGGCGGTTTGTTTCGTTCGGCGACGAAGTCGTCGTTGAGTTTGCGTTCGGCGTTGATGCGGCGTTGGCGGTCTTCGGCACGGGTGCGGCGGCGGGTGGGCATTGTGAGGCCGCGGTCGGTGTCTTCGATCTCGGCGGGTCGCCGTGGCGCCTGCGGTGTGGGGGTGCACAGGGTCGGGAACAGCACGGCGCTGCCGGGGTGGGTCGTGTAGGTCTGTCCGGTGGGTGCGGTCCAGAAGTCCTCAGCCAATCGCGACACCGAGGTCGAGTTGGACATCACCGACGGGCCACGCCAGGGCGAAACGTTCGCGATGCGCCAGATCAGCCTGTACAACACCGCTCGAACCCGCCAGATGCACATCCTGACCACGCGGCGCGACCTGACGCCGGGTGAGATCCGCTACCG contains:
- a CDS encoding LON peptidase substrate-binding domain-containing protein, which translates into the protein MTVTPMFPLEATMLPGEELPLRIFEPRYVGLVQDCLAMVDPVFGVVLIEAGREVGGGDRRSDVGALARIVEHADLGRGRFGLRCVMGERIRVTQWLDDAPYPRADIEVWEDEPGSIDSAAVLDVEDRIVALYERIAAARGSRFGGRSAVLGPEESDVVKRLYGLAARVPMGQADKYAVLSAPSVSARLAALSDAVDTVTAMVEFQLSE